The Hymenobacter baengnokdamensis genome includes a region encoding these proteins:
- a CDS encoding glycosyltransferase: MPITFSPPDLPTPRPRLVFAVTTDLSYDQRMQRICASLTRAGYEVLLVGWQRPASLPLGPQPYAQHRLRGWFQQGKLFYLEYNIRILIYLLSQHAAAWSCADLDAALPTWVRARLGGQPFVYDAHEFFTEVPEVVARPGVQRIWQWVENFVVPRARLRYTVGPALARLFEQRHPGYPFGVVRNVPMGQGEEEKPAASGLAKPAVFLLYQGALNVGRGLAELLTAMPQVPARLVICGEGDCSVALREQAARLGLLATEANPAGQVEFKGYVLPPALRTLTAQATVGIMLLENIGKSYYYSLANKFFDYVQAGIPQLCIDFPEYRALNAQYEVAELVPDLAPATLAAALARLLPDGQPGPRYHQLAANCRRARVEWCWQHEEKTLLSLYATLGLC, from the coding sequence GTGCCCATTACTTTTTCCCCGCCGGACCTGCCCACGCCGCGCCCGCGCCTGGTTTTTGCCGTCACCACCGACCTTAGCTACGACCAGCGCATGCAGCGCATCTGCGCCAGCCTGACCCGCGCCGGCTACGAGGTACTGCTCGTGGGTTGGCAGCGGCCGGCGTCGCTGCCGTTGGGGCCCCAGCCGTATGCGCAGCATCGCCTGCGCGGCTGGTTTCAGCAGGGCAAGCTATTTTATTTGGAGTATAATATAAGGATTTTAATATATTTATTAAGTCAGCACGCGGCCGCCTGGTCTTGTGCCGACCTCGACGCGGCGCTGCCTACCTGGGTGCGCGCCCGCCTTGGCGGCCAGCCATTTGTGTACGATGCCCACGAGTTTTTTACCGAAGTGCCGGAGGTGGTAGCCCGGCCGGGCGTGCAGCGCATCTGGCAATGGGTCGAAAACTTTGTGGTGCCGCGTGCCCGGCTGCGCTACACGGTGGGGCCGGCCCTGGCGCGGCTGTTTGAGCAGCGTCATCCGGGCTACCCGTTTGGCGTGGTGCGCAACGTGCCGATGGGCCAGGGCGAGGAAGAAAAGCCAGCAGCTAGCGGGCTGGCGAAGCCCGCGGTTTTTCTGCTTTACCAAGGCGCCCTGAACGTAGGCCGCGGCCTAGCCGAGCTTCTCACGGCCATGCCGCAGGTGCCGGCCCGGCTCGTCATTTGCGGGGAAGGCGACTGCTCGGTAGCGCTGCGCGAGCAGGCTGCGCGGCTGGGCCTGCTGGCGACCGAGGCAAATCCGGCCGGGCAGGTTGAGTTCAAAGGCTACGTGCTGCCCCCGGCCTTGCGCACGCTCACCGCCCAGGCTACCGTGGGCATCATGCTGCTGGAGAATATAGGCAAAAGCTATTACTACTCACTGGCCAACAAATTCTTCGACTACGTGCAGGCCGGCATTCCGCAGCTGTGCATCGACTTTCCCGAATACCGTGCCCTCAACGCGCAGTATGAAGTGGCGGAGCTGGTGCCCGACCTTGCCCCCGCCACGCTGGCCGCCGCCCTGGCCCGGCTGCTGCCCGATGGCCAGCCGGGCCCGCGCTACCACCAACTGGCGGCCAACTGCCGCCGCGCCCGCGTAGAATGGTGCTGGCAGCACGAGGAAAAAACGCTGCTGAGCCTGTACGCTACCCTGGGCTTGTGCTAA
- the miaA gene encoding tRNA (adenosine(37)-N6)-dimethylallyltransferase MiaA has translation MRLPTYLLDQLAPSAADPRPVLLAVAGPTAVGKTALTVALAKQLGTEIISADSRQFFREMSIGTAKPTAEEMQGVPHHFVDSHSITQEYSAGRFAADADALLARLFARHAVVIATGGSGLYLQALTDGLDELPAVPAAVRQQLQHELQTLGLPPLVAELARTDPTAYARLDLQNHQRVLRALEITRGTGRPFSSFHKGPAAVAATAAGRPFRVVKVALSRDREALYQRIDQRVVQMLDTGLLAEVEALLPFRHHQALQTVGYQELFGYLDGHYDYAEAVRLLQRNTRHYAKRQLTWLRRDAAYAWVELDNG, from the coding sequence ATGCGCCTGCCGACTTACCTGCTCGACCAACTTGCGCCTTCTGCTGCCGACCCGCGCCCCGTACTGCTGGCCGTGGCCGGCCCTACCGCGGTGGGCAAAACGGCTCTCACGGTGGCATTGGCCAAGCAGTTGGGCACCGAGATTATTTCGGCCGACTCGCGCCAGTTTTTTCGGGAGATGAGCATCGGCACGGCCAAGCCCACGGCCGAGGAAATGCAGGGCGTGCCTCATCACTTCGTTGACTCGCACAGTATTACGCAGGAGTATAGCGCCGGCCGCTTCGCTGCCGACGCCGATGCCCTGCTGGCGCGGCTGTTTGCGCGGCATGCGGTAGTGATTGCTACCGGCGGCTCGGGCCTGTATCTGCAGGCCCTCACCGATGGCCTTGATGAGCTGCCGGCCGTGCCGGCTGCTGTGCGCCAACAGCTGCAGCACGAGCTGCAAACGCTGGGCTTGCCGCCGTTGGTGGCCGAGCTTGCGCGTACCGACCCCACCGCCTACGCCCGCCTCGACCTGCAAAATCATCAGCGGGTGCTGCGGGCCCTGGAAATTACGCGCGGTACCGGCCGGCCGTTTTCCAGCTTTCATAAGGGGCCGGCGGCCGTAGCGGCTACGGCCGCCGGCCGGCCGTTTCGGGTGGTGAAAGTGGCCCTGAGCCGCGACCGCGAAGCGCTGTATCAGCGCATCGACCAGCGGGTTGTGCAGATGCTCGACACGGGCTTGCTGGCTGAAGTGGAGGCGCTGTTGCCCTTTCGCCACCACCAGGCGCTGCAAACGGTAGGTTACCAGGAGCTGTTCGGCTACCTCGACGGCCACTACGACTATGCCGAGGCCGTGCGTCTGCTTCAGCGCAACACGCGCCACTATGCCAAGCGCCAGCTCACCTGGCTGCGCCGCGACGCGGCGTATGCGTGGGTGGAATTGGATAATGGCTAA
- the pfkA gene encoding 6-phosphofructokinase, with protein sequence MKRIGVFTSGGDAPGMNACLRAVVRAGVYHGIEVYGIMRGYSGMIKGEFVRMDSASVSNTVQRGGTILKSARSQKFMTKEGRQQAFDQLVNHGIEGLVAIGGNGTFTGATIFEKEFGIPTVGAPGTIDNDLYGTDYTIGYDTAVNTALEAIDKIRDTADSHDRCFFVEVMGRDSGYIAIPCAIGGGAEIVMVPETAMSVEAVIETLQASYKRNKTSFIVIVAEGEEEGNVHQVAKRVKEAIPQLDTRVTIVGHIQRGGSPTAADRLLASQLGIAAVEGLLNGMKNVMAGIVDRKLMYTPFDDTINKRKVINQSFMRMVEILSV encoded by the coding sequence ATGAAGAGAATTGGAGTTTTTACCAGTGGGGGCGATGCGCCCGGCATGAATGCCTGCCTGCGCGCGGTGGTGCGGGCCGGGGTATATCACGGTATTGAAGTATACGGCATAATGCGCGGCTATAGCGGCATGATTAAAGGCGAGTTTGTGCGCATGGATTCGGCCTCGGTGTCGAATACGGTGCAGCGCGGCGGCACCATCCTGAAATCGGCCCGCTCGCAGAAATTCATGACCAAGGAAGGCCGCCAACAGGCTTTCGACCAGCTGGTTAACCACGGCATTGAAGGCCTGGTGGCTATTGGCGGCAACGGTACGTTTACGGGGGCCACCATTTTTGAGAAGGAGTTCGGCATTCCGACGGTGGGCGCGCCCGGCACCATCGACAACGACCTCTACGGCACCGACTACACCATCGGCTACGACACGGCCGTGAACACGGCGCTGGAGGCCATCGATAAAATCCGCGATACGGCCGACTCGCACGACCGCTGCTTTTTTGTGGAAGTAATGGGCCGTGACTCGGGCTACATTGCCATTCCGTGCGCCATCGGCGGCGGGGCCGAGATTGTGATGGTGCCCGAAACCGCCATGAGCGTGGAGGCCGTAATTGAAACGCTGCAAGCCAGCTACAAGCGCAACAAAACCTCGTTTATCGTTATCGTGGCCGAAGGCGAGGAGGAAGGCAACGTACACCAGGTAGCCAAGCGCGTGAAGGAAGCCATTCCGCAGCTCGATACCCGCGTCACGATTGTGGGCCACATTCAGCGCGGAGGCTCGCCCACGGCCGCCGACCGCCTGCTGGCCTCGCAGCTCGGTATCGCGGCTGTCGAAGGCCTGCTCAATGGCATGAAAAACGTGATGGCCGGCATTGTGGACCGCAAGCTCATGTACACGCCCTTCGACGATACCATCAACAAGCGCAAGGTCATCAACCAGAGCTTTATGCGGATGGTTGAAATACTTTCGGTTTGA
- a CDS encoding tellurite resistance TerB family protein, translating into MFGFFENEQAKKIKGHLCNLAALAKADGNVDEREMNFIITVGKKNGVSASDVRKLVAGQTNCLSDLPTNDSERFDQIFDLVDMMLADGIVDETEMDFCIMMAEKLGFRKAIVGILVRKISQGVKDAVPRDRIKEESLSFLNYNALPQR; encoded by the coding sequence ATGTTTGGTTTTTTCGAAAACGAGCAGGCTAAGAAAATAAAAGGCCACCTCTGCAACCTCGCGGCCCTCGCTAAAGCCGATGGTAACGTCGACGAACGCGAAATGAACTTCATCATCACCGTGGGCAAAAAGAATGGCGTGTCGGCCAGCGATGTACGCAAGCTGGTAGCGGGCCAAACCAACTGTCTCTCTGATTTGCCTACGAACGATTCGGAGCGGTTCGACCAGATATTCGACTTGGTTGATATGATGCTGGCCGACGGCATCGTGGACGAAACGGAAATGGACTTCTGCATCATGATGGCCGAGAAGCTGGGCTTCCGCAAAGCCATTGTGGGCATTCTGGTGCGCAAGATTTCACAGGGAGTAAAAGACGCTGTGCCGCGCGACCGCATCAAGGAAGAAAGCCTTTCGTTTCTGAATTACAATGCTCTGCCGCAGCGGTAA
- a CDS encoding aspartate aminotransferase family protein translates to MLTPRQLFLRHQAQTSEFPLLLEIERAEGVYMYTPEGRPILDLISGIGVSNVGHRHPKVLQAIQQQLDKYLHLMVYGELVQAPPARLAAALAATLPAPLDTVYFTNSGAEAIEGALKLAKRHTGRTGLVSSLNAYHGSTHGALSITGSESFKNSYRPLLPDVTHLRYNELADLALITEHTAAVILETVQGEAGVRLPLPDYLPAVRQRCTEVGALLILDEIQCGFGRTGTQWAFEQFGVVPDILVCAKGMGGGMPIGAFISSPEIMVGFQTNPILGHCTTFGGHPVSCAASLATLRVIQEENLLAGVAGKAERLRRQLVHPAIREVRYCGLLMAVEFASFAVLKPIIDRALAQEGILTDWFLFCDNSLRIAPPLTITEAEIDAAVAGLLRAIV, encoded by the coding sequence ATGCTTACGCCCCGCCAGCTTTTCCTGCGCCACCAGGCCCAGACGTCCGAGTTCCCGCTTTTACTGGAGATTGAGCGGGCCGAAGGCGTGTATATGTATACCCCCGAAGGCCGCCCTATCCTGGACTTAATCTCCGGTATCGGGGTCAGCAACGTGGGGCACCGCCACCCCAAAGTACTGCAAGCCATTCAGCAGCAGCTGGATAAATATCTCCACCTGATGGTCTATGGGGAGTTGGTGCAGGCCCCTCCGGCCCGGCTGGCTGCGGCGCTGGCCGCTACCCTGCCGGCCCCGCTCGACACCGTTTACTTCACCAATTCGGGGGCCGAGGCCATCGAGGGCGCGCTAAAGCTGGCCAAGCGCCACACGGGCCGCACAGGCCTGGTTTCGAGCCTCAATGCCTACCACGGCTCTACCCACGGCGCGCTGTCCATCACGGGCTCGGAGAGCTTCAAGAACAGCTATCGCCCCTTGCTGCCCGATGTTACGCATCTGCGCTACAACGAGCTGGCCGACCTGGCCCTTATAACTGAGCATACGGCCGCCGTTATTCTCGAAACTGTGCAGGGGGAGGCCGGGGTACGGCTGCCATTGCCCGACTACCTGCCCGCCGTGCGCCAGCGCTGCACGGAGGTGGGCGCGCTGCTTATCCTGGACGAGATTCAGTGCGGCTTTGGGCGCACGGGCACCCAATGGGCCTTCGAGCAGTTTGGGGTGGTGCCCGATATTCTGGTGTGTGCTAAGGGCATGGGCGGCGGCATGCCGATTGGCGCATTTATCTCCTCGCCCGAAATCATGGTGGGCTTCCAGACCAACCCCATTCTGGGGCACTGCACTACGTTTGGCGGGCATCCGGTGAGCTGCGCGGCATCGCTAGCTACGCTCCGGGTCATTCAGGAAGAAAATCTGCTGGCGGGCGTAGCCGGCAAAGCCGAGCGCCTGCGGCGGCAGCTGGTGCACCCGGCCATTCGGGAAGTACGTTATTGCGGCCTGCTCATGGCCGTGGAGTTTGCTTCTTTCGCGGTGCTCAAGCCCATCATCGACCGCGCCCTGGCCCAGGAAGGTATTCTCACCGACTGGTTTCTCTTCTGCGATAATTCGTTGCGCATCGCGCCGCCCCTCACCATTACCGAAGCCGAGATTGACGCCGCCGTAGCGGGGCTGCTGCGGGCGATAGTGTAA
- a CDS encoding RNA polymerase sigma factor, producing MEDHEILAKFQHPASRNLAFNQLVRKYQQKVYWHVRKMVIDHDDADDLTQDVFVKVWKNLENFRQDAQLFTWIYRIATNECLSFLQSKRRKFFLPLNDVGAELAAKVEADPAIAGDEIELRLQKAILRLPDKQRLVFNLRYYEEMPYEQMAEVTGTSVGALKASYHHAARKIEEYVTSTDNLASTPDEAD from the coding sequence TTGGAAGACCACGAAATCCTCGCCAAGTTTCAGCATCCGGCCAGCCGCAATCTGGCCTTTAATCAGCTCGTGCGCAAGTACCAGCAGAAGGTGTATTGGCATGTGCGGAAGATGGTTATCGACCACGACGATGCCGACGACCTCACGCAGGACGTCTTTGTGAAGGTGTGGAAAAATCTGGAAAACTTTCGGCAGGATGCCCAGCTTTTCACCTGGATTTACCGCATTGCCACCAACGAGTGCCTGAGCTTTTTGCAGAGCAAGCGGCGCAAGTTTTTTTTGCCGCTCAACGATGTGGGCGCCGAGCTGGCGGCTAAAGTCGAGGCTGACCCCGCCATTGCGGGCGATGAGATTGAGCTGCGGCTGCAAAAAGCCATTCTGCGCCTGCCCGACAAGCAGCGTCTGGTATTCAACCTGCGTTATTACGAGGAGATGCCCTACGAGCAGATGGCCGAGGTAACCGGTACCAGCGTAGGTGCCCTGAAGGCCAGCTACCACCACGCCGCCCGCAAAATTGAGGAATACGTTACTTCTACCGACAATCTGGCCTCAACTCCCGACGAAGCCGATTAA
- a CDS encoding vWA domain-containing protein: MLFPLRPLAFCRIGCLLACLLLAISRPGQAQNAPPEHPKVTRILFLLDASGSMMAPWEGTPRWEVAKRLLAKMADSLNAYPNLELGLRVYGHQHANAEQNCEDSRLEVPFAPKNAAAIKTRLKTLKAQGNTPITYSLEQSAKDFPLDKTSRNVLLLITDGVESCKGDPCAASLALQRKRVFLKPFVIGIGAEKDFGRSLECLGKYYNAAEVKTFQTVLNDVIAQTLAKTTVAINLTDEAGRPVESNVNMTFVNNVTGQPEYNYVHYRDAQGKADVLDIDALQTYDLVINTVPAVRQPNLVIRGGKANVLTFKIPQGTLVLQPATITPNPYGGAVQAVVRAQGSATTSLALPFGSRQKLLAGNYEVEILTLPRIVQRVSVRQGQATTVTYAAPGTLNITSDLKGFGSLYKLNDDESQTWIYNLPESSSKLNLAMQPGAYRLVFRTATSNASKFTDVRNFTIRSAQTTSLSIFGH; the protein is encoded by the coding sequence ATGCTTTTCCCACTCCGACCGCTTGCCTTTTGCAGAATCGGCTGTCTGCTGGCTTGCCTGCTTTTAGCTATCAGCCGGCCAGGCCAGGCCCAGAATGCTCCGCCCGAGCACCCCAAAGTCACGCGGATTCTGTTTTTGCTCGACGCCTCGGGCTCGATGATGGCCCCCTGGGAAGGCACGCCGCGCTGGGAAGTGGCCAAGCGCCTGCTGGCCAAGATGGCCGACTCGCTCAATGCCTACCCCAACCTGGAGCTTGGCCTGCGCGTGTACGGCCACCAGCACGCCAATGCCGAGCAAAACTGCGAAGACTCACGCCTTGAAGTTCCCTTTGCGCCTAAGAATGCCGCGGCCATCAAAACGCGGCTCAAGACGCTGAAGGCACAGGGCAACACGCCCATTACCTACTCGCTGGAGCAATCGGCCAAGGATTTTCCCCTGGATAAAACCTCGCGCAACGTGCTGCTGCTCATCACCGACGGCGTAGAGTCGTGTAAGGGCGACCCCTGCGCGGCCTCGCTAGCCTTGCAGCGCAAGCGGGTTTTCCTGAAGCCCTTCGTAATTGGTATCGGGGCCGAAAAGGATTTTGGCCGGTCGCTCGAATGCCTGGGCAAGTACTACAACGCGGCCGAGGTTAAGACCTTCCAGACCGTACTCAACGATGTAATTGCTCAGACATTGGCTAAAACCACCGTGGCCATCAACCTCACCGATGAGGCCGGCCGGCCGGTGGAGTCGAACGTCAACATGACGTTTGTCAACAACGTGACCGGGCAGCCGGAGTACAACTACGTGCATTACCGCGATGCCCAGGGCAAGGCCGATGTGCTCGACATCGACGCCCTACAGACCTACGATTTGGTTATCAATACTGTGCCGGCCGTGCGCCAGCCCAACCTGGTTATCCGGGGCGGCAAGGCAAATGTGCTGACTTTCAAAATCCCGCAGGGCACCTTGGTATTGCAGCCGGCTACTATTACGCCCAACCCTTACGGCGGTGCCGTGCAGGCCGTGGTGCGGGCGCAGGGCAGCGCGACTACCAGCCTGGCCCTGCCCTTCGGCAGCCGCCAGAAGCTGCTGGCCGGCAATTATGAGGTCGAGATACTCACATTGCCGCGCATCGTGCAGCGCGTGAGCGTGCGCCAGGGGCAGGCTACTACGGTGACGTACGCCGCGCCCGGTACGCTCAACATCACGTCCGACCTCAAAGGCTTCGGCAGCCTTTACAAGCTCAACGATGACGAGTCGCAAACCTGGATTTATAACCTGCCCGAAAGCAGCAGCAAGCTCAACCTGGCCATGCAGCCGGGCGCGTACCGGCTGGTTTTTCGCACGGCTACCAGCAACGCCAGCAAGTTTACCGACGTGCGCAATTTTACCATTCGCTCGGCTCAGACTACTTCACTGAGCATTTTTGGGCATTAA
- a CDS encoding YfiT family bacillithiol transferase, whose amino-acid sequence MSTNSLLFFMTTSPTDDHLRFPIGRPHLPTAPLTAAGRAPYIQQLAELPAQLQAAVARAGAERLELPYRPGGWTGRQVIHHLADAHLILYSRFRLALTEDNPTVRPFDEQGWAELPDVAATPLAVSLALLESLHSRWVMLLQHLSEAQWQRTFYHPRYQTTSTLEQALVQYAWHGRHHLAHLQQLGA is encoded by the coding sequence TTGAGTACTAATTCCCTGCTATTCTTCATGACCACCTCCCCCACCGATGACCACCTGCGGTTTCCGATTGGCCGGCCGCATCTGCCCACAGCACCGCTTACGGCCGCCGGTCGCGCCCCCTACATCCAGCAGCTGGCCGAGCTGCCGGCGCAGCTGCAGGCCGCTGTGGCGCGGGCCGGCGCGGAGCGCCTAGAGCTACCCTACCGCCCCGGCGGGTGGACCGGCCGCCAGGTAATTCATCACCTTGCCGACGCGCATCTCATCCTCTACAGCCGCTTTCGGCTAGCGCTCACGGAAGACAACCCGACCGTGCGGCCCTTCGATGAGCAGGGCTGGGCCGAGCTGCCCGACGTGGCCGCTACGCCGCTGGCCGTGTCGCTGGCTCTGCTCGAAAGCCTGCACAGCCGCTGGGTAATGCTGTTGCAGCACCTGAGCGAGGCACAATGGCAGCGCACTTTTTACCACCCGCGCTACCAAACCACCAGCACGCTGGAGCAGGCGCTGGTGCAGTACGCCTGGCACGGCCGCCACCACCTGGCTCATCTTCAGCAGCTGGGCGCTTAG
- a CDS encoding efflux RND transporter periplasmic adaptor subunit, with protein MKRILMLMSLCAVYCCTSCSPKTEEKEEQIKLLATSPLQKDTTITKEYVAQIHAYQHIELRALEKGYLQKIFVDEGQSVAKGQPMFQIMPLVYQADLQKSQAEANYVDIEYRNTKSLADSNIVSKNELALSKAKLNKAKADVALAQTHLQFTSIKAPFSGIMDHFQARLGSVVNEGDLLTTLSDNSKMWVYFNVPEAEYLAYKEQAKADNVVNVKLLMANNEVYKYPGKVQTIEADFNNETGNIAFRATFPNPDGLLRNGETGSIMMTVPLKNALLIPQKATFEILEKKYVYVIDSKNVVHQREVTIASEMPDLYILKGGVSSGDKILLEGLRKVKDGDKISYNYKAPQAVISHLKVYSE; from the coding sequence ATGAAAAGAATACTCATGCTCATGAGTTTATGTGCCGTGTACTGCTGCACAAGCTGCTCGCCCAAAACTGAAGAAAAGGAAGAGCAAATTAAGCTACTGGCAACCAGTCCTTTACAAAAGGATACGACCATAACTAAAGAGTACGTGGCGCAGATTCATGCCTACCAGCACATCGAGCTGCGGGCCCTGGAGAAAGGCTATCTCCAGAAAATCTTTGTCGACGAAGGCCAGTCAGTTGCCAAGGGCCAGCCCATGTTCCAGATTATGCCCCTGGTGTATCAGGCCGACCTGCAAAAGTCGCAGGCCGAAGCCAATTATGTGGATATCGAGTACCGCAACACCAAGAGCCTGGCCGATAGCAACATCGTATCCAAGAATGAGTTAGCCCTGTCCAAGGCTAAGCTCAATAAGGCCAAGGCAGATGTAGCGCTGGCCCAGACTCACCTGCAGTTTACGTCCATCAAGGCCCCGTTTAGCGGTATTATGGACCACTTTCAGGCGCGGCTGGGTAGTGTTGTCAACGAAGGTGATTTGCTGACGACGCTCTCCGACAACAGCAAGATGTGGGTGTATTTCAACGTGCCCGAAGCCGAGTACCTGGCTTATAAGGAGCAGGCCAAGGCCGACAACGTGGTAAACGTAAAGCTGCTTATGGCTAATAACGAGGTATATAAATACCCTGGTAAGGTGCAGACGATTGAGGCAGATTTTAATAACGAAACCGGCAATATCGCTTTCCGGGCCACTTTCCCTAACCCCGATGGCCTGCTGCGCAACGGCGAAACCGGCAGCATCATGATGACGGTGCCGTTGAAAAACGCCCTGCTTATCCCGCAGAAAGCCACCTTCGAGATTCTGGAGAAGAAATACGTTTATGTGATTGACAGCAAAAACGTAGTGCACCAGCGGGAGGTAACCATTGCCTCGGAGATGCCCGACCTCTACATTCTCAAGGGGGGCGTCAGCAGCGGCGACAAGATTCTGCTGGAAGGCTTGCGCAAGGTGAAGGATGGGGATAAGATAAGCTACAACTACAAAGCTCCTCAGGCAGTTATCTCTCACCTGAAGGTGTATAGCGAGTAA